GCTTCAACGTTCAAACACGAAGGGAATACGAATCGCCGATTAATAATAATCTCCCCGGCCGGGGCCGaccggcgtcgtcgtcgtcgtcggtcgTTGATCAGTAGGGGTGCGCGTGGCTCCGGCTGATGCCGTTGACGTTGGCGAAGAAACCCACCAGCTCCTCGCGGTACGGCAGGAACGTGCGCCGCGGCGTGGCTCCGTTGGCGGCGACGCCAACGCCGGCCTTGGCGCCGTAGGCCATGCGGTGTGCGGCGGCCACCGTGCCGATCTCGCTGCCCTTCTTCTTGGTGCCGCCGgctgccgggttcggcctgggtttGGGCTTGGACTCCTGCTGCTGCTTGGGCGGGTTGACGGGGAGGAAGAGGAACTTCTCCTTGCCGTCGCTCTGGCTGCGGCCGACCACGAGGTCGCTGATGCGGCGCCACCGCGCCACGGACGACCCCGTGGACCCGCTCTTCCCGGCCCGCGGCGGCCGCGGGGACTCCGACGacttgccgccgccaccgccgccgggcgCCCACACGCAGTAGCTCTCCGGCGCAGCGCCCTCGAGGccaccgtcgccgtccccgtcgtcagTGGTGGCCGCGGACGACAACGACGACGTGGACGCCGTCGACCCCGTACTACTGCTCGACGAGGAGCTGTTCCACGCGCGGGTCTCCTCGAGGAAGAGCCGCCCGAGCTGCCCCCTCGTCCTCCGCTCCGTCGGCGCCGGTGGGAGGCCGTCGACGTCCCCCGCTGAACTTGCTCGCGCTGACGGGCGGCGGCCGAAGACGGGGTAGAAGGCGGCGGGGCGGATGCGGCCGTCGGCGAAGAGGTCGTCGGCGGGCGCGGGGGAGCCGTGGTCCCTGCCGAGCAGCGACGGGAACTCGAACTCGAAGTCGGGCTCCGACTCCCCGTCCGTCGACTCCTCCCCCGACGAACACGAAACCGCCGGGGCTGCGTCGGCGGTCTGATTCTGGTCTTGCGGTTCTCCTCGCCGGGGGATGATAATTCTCTCCTCCATTGCTGCCGCTGGCTGGTTGCAGCGTGTCCGCTCTCCGGTGTGGTGCGGCGCGTGGAGGGAAGCAGCAGGATCGGGAGGGAAGTTTCGTGGAGGGAGAGGAGTGGAGGCGGGTGGTGGCGGGGGATGATGGAGGAAGGAGGGAGAGAGCGAGCGAGCGGCGTTTATAAAGGTGGTGGGGGGACGGCTTGGAATGAATGAATGGCCGGGACGGCGATGGATGGTACGTCCACGGCTTCGAGAAGGGGTCGAGTACAGTCTGCTTTTGCTCTGTCTAATGCAGAGTTTGGTGCAGGGTGGACTACTCTGCTTCGgcttggattggattggattggattatTCTTCTCCTTGTCCGTGAGCGTTCACGGGTTCCAGATAGGTTCGGTTTGAGAGAGAAGAATTCTTTACTTCCCGACTACGCACGCAGGTAAGGAAGTAAACTGGTTAAGTAATGTGCGGTGTGTACTACGATGGTTTCTAGAAGGAGGATTCTGGATCGGCATGGGTGGCGATCAAGTCGGTCAATGCATTTTTATGCACGCCAAAATTTCTTCTATCAAGTCAATATCTTACTAGCTCGTGACAGCCCGATTGCGCCGATGGGAATGCAATCTCCCGTGCACATCATGCAATCAGTCATGATTGCTCGTGCCTGCTAAAGTTAGCTCAAGTGTTGCCACTTACACCCAAAGATAGGCAGCAACTCTCTACCGCAATAAGTTTTGTCCGACTCCGGTGAGGAAGGGGCGATGACGCCAGCGCACCTTGGGCTCGATTCAGCGTTTCTAGTCGTTGATGCGTGGTCTACGGATGTAATTCTTATTATCTTTGGTATTCGTCATATTATCATGATTTATGATGAGTAGACTGAAAGTTTTACCGCAAAGGCGTGTCATAAAAAATGTAACTAGTTCTTTGAGCAAGGCATGTAATGTTAATAATCCAGAACTCGAACTTGATTCACGAAAGGCAATGCCCCCGTGACCCATTGCATGACGTGCCATGTAGATGTGGCCAATGATCACTCTCTTTTGGTACAAGGAGTAGCAGGACATCGAAGGTATGCAGCAAGGGAATGAACGGGTGGGGCTGCCCCCATTGCACAACACAACTCGCAGCAgacctcgccgcctccttcgcATCATCGA
This DNA window, taken from Triticum aestivum cultivar Chinese Spring chromosome 1D, IWGSC CS RefSeq v2.1, whole genome shotgun sequence, encodes the following:
- the LOC123177576 gene encoding uncharacterized protein → MEERIIIPRRGEPQDQNQTADAAPAVSCSSGEESTDGESEPDFEFEFPSLLGRDHGSPAPADDLFADGRIRPAAFYPVFGRRPSARASSAGDVDGLPPAPTERRTRGQLGRLFLEETRAWNSSSSSSSTGSTASTSSLSSAATTDDGDGDGGLEGAAPESYCVWAPGGGGGGKSSESPRPPRAGKSGSTGSSVARWRRISDLVVGRSQSDGKEKFLFLPVNPPKQQQESKPKPRPNPAAGGTKKKGSEIGTVAAAHRMAYGAKAGVGVAANGATPRRTFLPYREELVGFFANVNGISRSHAHPY